A window of Parasynechococcus marenigrum WH 8102 contains these coding sequences:
- a CDS encoding DUF3721 domain-containing protein, which yields MHRFALFALLGTSLLHSGWAQAHRKGTYDNEAEAMNRAVEIGCSTVHQNNGRWMPCSDERELHQQLRKQ from the coding sequence ATGCATCGGTTCGCTCTCTTCGCGCTGCTTGGCACATCCCTTCTCCACAGCGGTTGGGCTCAGGCCCATCGCAAGGGGACTTACGATAACGAAGCAGAGGCCATGAACCGCGCTGTGGAGATCGGTTGCTCCACGGTTCACCAGAACAACGGTCGTTGGATGCCCTGCTCCGATGAACGGGAATTGCATCAGCAGCTGCGCAAGCAATGA